A genomic window from Aminivibrio sp. includes:
- a CDS encoding iron ABC transporter permease — protein MGTFAKGRREIRLLARDPLLAFLVVLLFLSLALFVAYPLLSVLVKSLQTDEGTFTFGNYTRFLTFRYLRSSLWNSLSVGFATAAASVAVGYAAAFTITRTSIRWKKALHLVFILPIISPPFTSALSILMLFGANGLITRGLLGIRNYNIYGFKGVLLSQIFTFAPVAYLTLKGVLESLNPTLEDAAMNVGAGRMQTFLRVTLPLSLPGIASAFLVVLIESLADFGNPLVLAGSRFPMLSTQAYLEITGSFNLPLGAALAVVLLIPSITSFAIQRYYLQKRQYTTVTGKPTASSSKLVSRGARRGLVTFAALFSGFVLLFYGTIFLGAFTRVWGYDFSPTLEHFSYAFGVGLGTIRDTLIVALWSTPLSGFLGMLIAFLVVRTSFPGKGLMEFTSILNFAVPGTVIGIGYILAFNRPPLMLMGTLAILVLNFVFRYIPVGIQSGIAVLRQIDPSIEEAAQNLGADRITTFRKVTLPIIAPAFFSGLVFAFVRAMTAISAAIFLVSANWNLLTVQILNQVGSGRLGVAAAFSVILVVIVVAAMAVIARLVPGRTGGMAAIQIQEE, from the coding sequence ATGGGCACATTCGCAAAAGGACGGAGGGAGATCCGGCTCCTTGCCCGGGACCCTCTTCTCGCGTTTCTGGTGGTACTTCTCTTTCTCTCCCTGGCCCTCTTCGTGGCCTATCCCCTGCTGTCGGTGCTCGTGAAGAGCCTCCAGACCGACGAAGGGACCTTTACGTTCGGAAACTACACCCGTTTTCTTACATTCAGATATCTCCGCTCGTCTTTATGGAACAGCCTCTCCGTGGGCTTCGCCACGGCGGCGGCCAGCGTGGCCGTGGGCTATGCGGCGGCCTTCACCATCACCCGGACGTCCATCCGGTGGAAGAAAGCCCTCCACCTGGTCTTCATCCTGCCCATCATCTCCCCGCCCTTTACGAGCGCCCTCTCCATCCTCATGCTCTTTGGCGCCAACGGCCTCATCACCCGGGGACTGCTGGGCATACGGAACTACAACATCTACGGCTTCAAGGGAGTACTCCTCTCCCAGATCTTCACCTTCGCCCCCGTGGCCTACCTCACCCTGAAGGGCGTGCTCGAATCGCTGAACCCCACCCTGGAGGATGCCGCCATGAACGTGGGGGCCGGCAGGATGCAGACCTTCCTCAGGGTGACCCTGCCCCTCAGCCTTCCCGGCATCGCCAGCGCCTTCCTCGTGGTGCTCATCGAATCCCTGGCGGACTTCGGCAACCCCCTGGTGCTCGCGGGAAGCCGGTTCCCCATGCTCTCCACCCAAGCCTACCTGGAGATCACGGGCTCCTTCAACCTTCCCCTGGGGGCCGCCCTCGCCGTGGTGCTCCTCATCCCGTCCATCACGTCCTTCGCCATCCAGAGGTACTACCTGCAGAAGAGGCAGTACACCACCGTGACGGGAAAGCCCACCGCCTCGTCGTCGAAGCTGGTCAGCCGGGGGGCCCGGCGCGGGCTCGTCACGTTCGCGGCCCTGTTCTCCGGCTTCGTCCTCCTCTTCTACGGCACCATCTTCCTCGGGGCCTTCACCAGGGTCTGGGGGTATGATTTCTCCCCCACCCTCGAGCATTTTTCATACGCCTTCGGCGTCGGCCTCGGGACCATCAGGGACACCCTCATCGTGGCCCTCTGGTCCACACCCCTTTCGGGCTTCCTGGGAATGCTCATCGCCTTCCTGGTGGTCCGCACATCCTTCCCCGGCAAAGGGCTTATGGAGTTCACCTCCATCCTCAACTTCGCCGTGCCGGGAACGGTGATCGGCATCGGCTACATCCTCGCCTTCAACCGCCCGCCCCTGATGCTCATGGGGACCCTGGCGATCCTGGTGCTGAACTTCGTCTTCCGGTACATCCCGGTGGGAATCCAGTCCGGCATCGCCGTGCTCCGGCAGATCGACCCCTCCATAGAGGAGGCGGCCCAGAACCTGGGAGCGGACAGGATCACCACCTTCCGCAAGGTCACCCTGCCCATCATCGCACCGGCCTTCTTCTCGGGCCTGGTCTTCGCCTTCGTCCGGGCCATGACCGCCATCAGCGCCGCCATTTTCCTGGTGTCGGCCAACTGGAACCTGCTCACCGTGCAGATCCTCAACCAGGTGGGCTCCGGAAGGCTCGGCGTCGCCGCCGCCTTCAGCGTGATCCTCGTGGTCATCGTCGTAGCCGCCATGGCCGTCATCGCGCGCCTCGTCCCCGGCCGGACCGGGGGCATGGCGGCAATCCAGATACAGGAGGAATAA